A stretch of Clostridium formicaceticum DNA encodes these proteins:
- a CDS encoding TRAP transporter large permease, with protein sequence MTVALFGTLFLMLLLTVPIAISMGVAVLVALYTSDAFTPLLVIVQRMFTAVDNFPFMAVPFFILAGNLMEKGGISKRLISFSKMILGKLPASLAIITTAASAFFGAISGSNPATVAAIGGLMVPEMVKVGYPKDKAAAIAASSGTLGVIIPPSISMVTYGVTASVSVGTMFIAGIIPGLLLASGIIITSIITCRQYEEKDQSIFSLKAFGLAFKDAIWALLMPVIILGGIYGGIFTPTEASSVSCIYALIVSRYIYKEISYKDLPKIFSKSATSTAVVLFIVALSAPFSWLMTSAGLPTQIAQTMLGTLQNRFLILFMINVVLLLLGCFLETQSIILLMTPMLLPLAAQLGIHPVALGIIMIINTSIGMITPPMAVNLFVATEISKITLEQISKRILPFLFAETLVLLLLTYFSDIIMWLPSVLS encoded by the coding sequence TTTTACACCTTTGCTGGTGATTGTTCAAAGAATGTTTACGGCGGTAGATAACTTTCCCTTTATGGCAGTTCCTTTCTTTATATTAGCCGGGAATTTGATGGAAAAAGGAGGAATCTCCAAAAGACTTATCAGTTTCTCAAAAATGATTTTAGGAAAACTACCCGCCAGCTTAGCAATTATTACCACTGCAGCTTCAGCCTTTTTTGGGGCTATATCCGGTTCGAATCCCGCTACTGTAGCTGCAATTGGGGGGTTGATGGTTCCAGAAATGGTGAAGGTAGGATATCCCAAGGATAAAGCGGCAGCTATTGCTGCATCTTCTGGTACTTTAGGGGTAATTATTCCTCCAAGTATTTCTATGGTTACCTATGGGGTAACAGCTTCAGTATCTGTTGGTACGATGTTTATAGCAGGGATTATTCCAGGTTTATTATTGGCAAGTGGCATTATTATCACCAGCATTATCACCTGTAGACAGTATGAAGAAAAAGATCAAAGTATATTTAGCCTGAAGGCATTTGGTTTGGCCTTCAAAGATGCTATTTGGGCACTATTGATGCCTGTAATCATATTAGGTGGCATCTATGGCGGAATTTTCACCCCAACAGAAGCCTCGTCAGTTTCTTGTATCTATGCGTTGATTGTTAGCCGATATATTTATAAAGAAATAAGCTATAAAGATTTACCAAAGATTTTTTCTAAGTCTGCCACCAGTACAGCTGTTGTGTTATTTATTGTGGCTTTATCTGCCCCCTTCTCCTGGTTGATGACTAGTGCAGGCTTACCAACACAAATTGCGCAGACCATGTTAGGAACACTGCAAAACAGGTTCTTAATACTGTTTATGATTAATGTCGTTCTATTGCTTTTAGGATGCTTTTTAGAGACACAATCTATTATTTTATTAATGACACCTATGCTATTACCATTAGCTGCACAATTAGGCATTCATCCAGTTGCACTAGGAATCATTATGATTATTAATACTTCTATAGGAATGATCACACCACCTATGGCAGTAAACTTATTCGTAGCCACTGAAATCTCAAAAATAACCCTGGAACAGATTAGTAAAAGAATTCTTCCGTTTTTATTTGCAGAAACACTGGTTTTGTTACTACTAACTTATTTTTCAGATATTATTATGTGGTTACCAAGTGTTTTAAGTTAA